The region TGTTCAGGAAATGGTTGAACTCAAAACCAAGGGCTACAACCTCCGCAAGCAGGTCAATGAAGAAATCGAAACAGCCACCGGAATTGAAATGCCCATGCGTGGGTTCAGCGGTCGCGGATTCGATGACGACGGTCCACGCAAAGGCCGCAGACACCACAATGACGACAGAGGTCGCTGGAACTCCTAGTCTTTACATATAATACCATCATCCCCTGCGAAGAAAAAAACAGAACACTCCTTCCCCTGTTTTTGAGGCCCCTCTCCCCGGGGCCTCTTTTTTTATTTTGCAGGTGAGCATGCACTTTTGTGCAACTGGCTGCACATATATTTTGCACTTAAAAATTTACCTCCACTGCACAAAAACCAACAACACACTAATATAAAAGATTTTTTCACTTTGGCACACCACGTGCTTTATGACAAACCGAGAGGGCAACAACTTTTAACCGCATCAGGAGATCTTATGAAAAGAAAAGCTCTGGTTCCCTTGATCGTCGTGCTGGTTCTGGCTGTAGCATCAGTCGCCATGGCACGGAACGGTTACCGGAACGCCGGTTACCACAACGGTAACTGGGCTGCCTATGAGCAGCTGACACCTGAGAAACAAAAACAGGTGCAAGAGATCATTAAAAAATATGAATCCACTTTTCAGACCCTGAAGAGCGAACAGTGGGCAAAACACACTGAACTTAAAGCTCTGGTGGATTCCGGCAAGGCCGACAAAGAGACCATCCATGCTCTGGTGCAGGAACTTTCCAAAGTACGGGACAAGCTCTACGCAGAACATAAAAAGATGGCAGAAGAAATAGAAAAGGAAACCGGCCTGACCTTCCCGCCCATGGGGCAGGGAATGGGTAAAGGCGGCAGAGGCTGCGGCAACTACAAGCAGGGCGACTGCCCTGCCGGAGGATGTCCGGGCCAACGTTCCTAACCCCTTTAAATAACGTTCATCTACACTTAATTACAGGAAAACGGGTAAAAAGGAGGACTATAGCGGTCCTCCTTTTTTATTAAAGACCTTCCAAACGCGCCCATATTTAAGTTATCAATATCAGAGCAAATCAAAGGAGCGCAGCATGTTTAGAAAAATCACTTCCCTGACCAGCTTTTTTTCATTTATCGTCCTGATTATCACCAGTGTAGTTCTGTATATCGTCCCGCAGGGCAGGGTTGCCTACTGGGCGGACTGGACTATGCTGACCTTAAGCAAGGAACAATGGGGCGATATCCATATCTGCACCGGGGTCCTTTTTCTTGTTGTTTCCATCCTGCACATCTGGCTGAACTGGAAGCCCATTCTCGCCTACCTTAAAAAGAAAGCCGGGGAAGCAAATTTCACATCTCCCGCATTTTTTATCAGCCTGATAATCACTCTTTTTGTTGCTTTCGGTACCCTGCTTGAACTGCCGCCCATGAAGCAGGTTCTTGAAGGCACCCAGTACTTTCAGGCCAAGGGTGAAGAAAAATACGGAATTCCCCCGTACGGACACGCGGAACTCAGCCCGCTGGAAATTTTCTGCAAGCGTATGGGGCTGGATGTGGACAAGGCCGCCGCATCCATAAAGAACGCCGGTATTGAACTTGAATCCACCAAGGAATCCATCAAATCCATCGCCAACAAGGCAGGACTTACCCCCAAAGAGCTGCATGATATTATTTTAAAAGATCAACCACAGAACAAATCCTCCATGAAAAAAGAAGGAGGGGACTCGAATCAGCAGTCCGGCCAATCAGGCGCAGGAATAGGACGCATGAGCCTTGGGCAATACTGCGCAAAATACAATCTGGATCTGAACACCGCACTGGGCATCCTGCGCGAAAAGGGCGTGGTTGTTGACAAAAACACCCTCATCAAGGAGATTGCAGGGGCACTGGGACTGGATTCTCCGCGTGCATTAGGCAACCTGCTAAATCCCTAAATGAAGCCGGACTAAATGGAACTAAGCTCACAAAAATCACATAAACTGCCTCTTGCTCTGGCACTGCTGGCCCTGATTCTTCTCGGAGCCGGAAGTTTGTACCTGACATGGCACAACCTGCGCCAGATGCATCAGACCGTGTTTGAACACATGCTGCTTTCGGCCCGCTCCATTGCCCGCGGGCTGGATATTCAGCTGGTGGAAGGCGCACGCCGCATGAGACCGCCGGGACCGCACAACAGGCGCATGCCCAATGAACTGCTGCCGGATGCGCGCGAGCTGTTCCGGGAAATGGTGGCGCAGGGCGACCTGCTCTACATCGCCCTTTACGGACCGGACCATAAGCCCATGCTGGTTGTTGAACAGGATCAAGATGAAAAGCCTGTCTACACCCCGCCTTCCGGCCTGTTTAACATGATCACCAAAATGCGGGAATCCAGCACTCCGGTGATGATAAAAGGCAAAGCCGCCCTGCTCTACGGCACGGTGGGCCAGCCTGTCCTGCAACGGCTCTACGGACACCAGAAGCACAGGCGCGGCTTCATGCCTCCG is a window of Desulfovibrio sp. JC010 DNA encoding:
- a CDS encoding periplasmic heavy metal sensor, translating into MKRKALVPLIVVLVLAVASVAMARNGYRNAGYHNGNWAAYEQLTPEKQKQVQEIIKKYESTFQTLKSEQWAKHTELKALVDSGKADKETIHALVQELSKVRDKLYAEHKKMAEEIEKETGLTFPPMGQGMGKGGRGCGNYKQGDCPAGGCPGQRS
- a CDS encoding DUF4405 domain-containing protein; this encodes MFRKITSLTSFFSFIVLIITSVVLYIVPQGRVAYWADWTMLTLSKEQWGDIHICTGVLFLVVSILHIWLNWKPILAYLKKKAGEANFTSPAFFISLIITLFVAFGTLLELPPMKQVLEGTQYFQAKGEEKYGIPPYGHAELSPLEIFCKRMGLDVDKAAASIKNAGIELESTKESIKSIANKAGLTPKELHDIILKDQPQNKSSMKKEGGDSNQQSGQSGAGIGRMSLGQYCAKYNLDLNTALGILREKGVVVDKNTLIKEIAGALGLDSPRALGNLLNP